The Acropora muricata isolate sample 2 chromosome 5, ASM3666990v1, whole genome shotgun sequence genome includes a window with the following:
- the LOC136916613 gene encoding transmembrane 9 superfamily member 3-like encodes MKSIRTCALFLLVSLCQQTITGDEHTHKYEDGEEVVLWMNTVGPYHNRQETYTYFSLPFCKGAKKSISHYHETLGEAIQGVELDFSGIDIAFKVNVPPVGYCTLDLTSEFNDALVYAVKNHYWYQMYIDDLPIWGIVGEIGESKDEYYLWTHKKFDISYNGDQIVDVSLTSESKTKLTPDTKISFTYEVKWTESKVEFVQRYDKYLDPSFFQHRIHWFSIFNSFMMVIFLVGLVSMILMRTLRKDYARYSKDDELDDMERDLGDEYGWKQVHGDVFRAASHRLLFTSLIGTGYHLSSVAACVILFTIMGDLYTSRGSILSTTIFVYAAAAPVNGFMGGSLYAKQGGKQWIKQMLLSAVLFPLLVCGTAFMINFIAIYYHASRAIPFTTMVAVTAIVAFVIMPLTLVGTVLGRNLYGTPNVPCRVNTVPRPIPEKKWFMEPIVIIILGGVLPFGSIFIEMYFIFTSFWAYKIYYVFGFMLLVFLILAIVTVCVTIVCTYFLLNAEDYRWQWTAFLSAASTAGYVYLYSFYYFFFKTKMYGLFQTTFYFGYMALFSIGLGLMCGTFGYVGASAFVKKIYSTVKID; translated from the exons ATGAAATCTATAAGGACTTGCGCATTATTTCTTCTGGTTAGTTTGTGCCAGCAGACCATAACAGGAGACGAACACACGCACAAA tatGAAGATGGAGAAGAGGTTGTACTTTGGATGAACACAGTGGGTCCATATCACAATAGACAAGAAACCTACACTTATTTTTCActgccattttgcaaaggtgcAAAGAAGAGCATCAGCCATTACCACGAGACGCTAGGAGAGGCAATCCAAGGAGTGGAACTTGATTTCAGTGGCATTGATATAGCTTTTAAAG TCAATGTGCCACCTGTAGGATATTGTACGTTGGATTTGACCTCAGAATTTAATGATGCTTTGGTTTATGCTGTGAAGAATCATTACTGGTATCAAATGTACATTG atgatTTGCCAATTTGGG GCATTGTTGGTGAAATTGGTGAGAGTAAGGATGAATACTATCTTTGGACGCACAAGAAGTTTGACATCAGTTACAATGGCGACCAGATTGTGGATGTCAGTTTAACAAGTGAATCAAAAACCAAGCTTACTCCCGACACTAAAATCAGCTTTACATATGAG GTGAAATGGACAGAGTCGAAGGTAGAATTTGTGCAACGATATGACAAATATCTAGATCCAAGCTTCTTCCAGCACAGG atCCACTGGTTTTCAATCTTCAACTCTTTCATGATGGTTATCTTTTTGGTTGGTCTTGTTTCCATGATTTTGATGAGGACCTTGAGGAAGGATTATGCACGATACAGCAAGGATGATGAGCTGGATGACATG GAAAGAGACCTTGGAGATGAGTATGGTTGGAAGCAGGTCCATGGTGATGTGTTCAGAGCTGCGTCACATCGTTTGCTGTTCACAAGTCTGATAGGAACAGGATACCACCTATCTTCTGTTGCTGCTTGTGTCATTCTCTTTACTATAATGGGCGACCTCTACACCTC GCGTGGCTCTATACTCAGCACAACAATATTTGTATATGCAGCGGCAGCTCCAGTCAATGGATTCATGGGTGGCAGCCTTTATGCCAAACAAGGAG GGAAACAGTGGATAAAGCAGATGCTCTTAAGTGCTGTGTTATTTCCTCTCCTTGTCTGTGGAACAGCGTTTATGATCAATTTCATTGCAATTTATTATCATGCGTCCAGAGCCATTCCATTCACGACAATG GTTGCTGTGACAGCCATTGTTGCCTTCGTTATTATGCCATTAACTCTTGTGGGAACCGTACTGGGGAGAAATCTCTATGGCACTCCTAATGTTCCTTGTAGAGTCAACACAGTTCCCAGACCAATACCAGAGAAAAAGTG GTTCATGGAGCCAATTGTCATAATAATTCTTGGTGGAGTTCTGCCATTTGGATCTATATTTATTGAAAT GTACTTCATCTTCACTTCATTCTGGGCGTACAAGATATATTACGTTTTCGGATTTATGTTGTTGGTTTTTCTTATTCTGGCCATTGTTACAGTCTGTGTCACGATCGTTTGCACttattttcttctcaatgcCGAAGATTACAGATG GCAATGGACAGCATTTTTATCAGCTGCTTCGACGGCGGGTTACGTGTATCTCTACTCGTTTTACTACTTCTTCTTCAAGACCAA AATGTACGGTTTGTTTCAAACAACCTTTTATTTTGGTTACATGGCTCTTTTCAGTATCGGCCTGGGACTCATGTGTG GTACATTTGGATATGTTGGGGCCAGTGCTTTCGTCAAGAAAATTTATTCCACGGTTAAGATTGATTAA